The Acidobacteriota bacterium genome has a segment encoding these proteins:
- a CDS encoding aminopeptidase P family protein, producing the protein MRKTKERLSRRVLRARLRRLREAVFKPGGADALLVTNLKNIRYLSGFSGTTAMMLVAQDASFFFSDFRYRTQAKSEVKGSRFVEVERDYLESVVQFMRKRRLRSVGVEGGHMTLSTLAAMRKLARGGRLRFRTLRGAVERLRMVKDEAEVDTLRAALRIACRALEKLLPRIRPGVRESDLAAELEYLMRRGGGEGVSFDTIVASGPRGALPHGVASNRKIRRGEFVIVDFGTLLHGYCSDTTRTFHVGRPTAEAKKIYRTVLDAQCRAIEGVRPGMPMKKVDALARDYIRKCGYAKNFGHGLGHGVGLDIHEAPTVSTKGKERVEPGMVFTVEPGIYLPRKGGVRIEDVVAVGPKGRVENLTRYPKELVVV; encoded by the coding sequence ATGCGCAAAACGAAAGAACGTCTCTCCCGGCGCGTTCTCCGCGCGCGCCTCAGGCGTCTGCGCGAGGCAGTGTTCAAGCCCGGAGGCGCGGACGCGCTCCTCGTCACGAACCTCAAGAACATCCGCTACCTCTCGGGCTTCTCGGGCACGACGGCGATGATGCTGGTTGCGCAGGATGCAAGCTTTTTCTTCAGCGATTTCCGCTACCGAACGCAGGCGAAGAGCGAGGTCAAGGGAAGCCGCTTCGTCGAGGTCGAGCGCGACTATCTGGAAAGCGTCGTGCAATTCATGCGGAAGCGCCGCCTCCGCTCGGTGGGCGTCGAGGGCGGGCACATGACGCTTTCGACGCTCGCCGCCATGAGAAAACTCGCGCGCGGCGGCCGCCTCCGCTTCCGGACGCTTCGCGGCGCGGTCGAGCGGCTGCGCATGGTCAAGGACGAGGCGGAGGTGGACACGCTGCGCGCCGCGCTACGCATCGCCTGCCGCGCCTTGGAGAAACTTCTTCCGCGGATCCGCCCCGGCGTGCGGGAGAGCGACCTGGCCGCCGAGCTGGAATACCTCATGCGCCGCGGCGGCGGCGAGGGCGTCTCCTTCGACACCATCGTCGCCTCGGGGCCGCGGGGCGCCCTGCCGCACGGCGTCGCCTCGAACAGGAAAATCCGCAGGGGCGAGTTCGTCATCGTGGACTTCGGGACGCTTCTTCACGGATATTGCAGCGACACGACGCGCACCTTCCACGTGGGGCGCCCGACGGCGGAGGCGAAGAAAATTTACCGGACGGTCCTCGACGCCCAGTGCCGCGCCATAGAGGGCGTGCGCCCCGGCATGCCGATGAAGAAGGTGGACGCGCTCGCGCGCGACTACATCAGGAAGTGCGGATACGCGAAAAACTTCGGCCACGGTCTCGGCCACGGCGTGGGCCTCGACATCCACGAGGCGCCCACCGTGTCCACGAAAGGCAAAGAGCGCGTCGAGCCGGGGATGGTCTTCACCGTCGAGCCGGGCATCTATCTCCCCCGCAAGGGCGGCGTCCGGATCGAGGACGTCGTCGCCGTCGGCCCGAAGGGCCGAGTCGAGAATCTGACGCGCTATCCGAAGGAGTTGGTAGTGGTGTAG
- a CDS encoding tetratricopeptide repeat protein, with translation MPKDEEKILESLRARWKQDPTSRVFAQLAESCRRTGKLEEAVEVCRDGLKHHPQYASAHVTLGRALLGLEKRDEAGKALEQALTLSPANLVANRALGDLYREQGKFGLALERYRMVKELNPLDRDIEALAAQCEVRLTGAEETAQEATTDEQAQTAASETPPEGEVAAAEVSAESLPQEEFRAGAPSAAPEMSFDELYDTEVDEALEAGAPPPSAPSTADTGKLEGEELATETLAELYVGQGLLDKAAGIYERLLREDPANPRYRARLDALLKERESEEPPAPEPVALERNFGEQEKLLADISVLHDPDRSQKAAALRRWLSVVEREKKMA, from the coding sequence ATGCCGAAAGACGAGGAAAAAATACTTGAATCGCTCCGCGCGCGGTGGAAGCAGGACCCCACCTCGCGGGTGTTCGCCCAATTGGCCGAAAGCTGCCGCCGCACGGGGAAATTGGAAGAAGCGGTCGAAGTGTGCCGCGATGGGCTCAAGCACCACCCGCAGTACGCGTCGGCCCACGTGACCTTGGGGCGCGCGCTCCTCGGCCTGGAAAAGCGCGACGAGGCGGGCAAAGCCCTCGAGCAGGCCCTCACCCTCTCGCCCGCGAACCTCGTGGCGAACCGCGCCCTCGGCGACCTCTACCGCGAGCAGGGAAAATTCGGCCTCGCCCTCGAGCGTTACCGCATGGTGAAAGAGTTAAACCCCCTGGACCGCGACATCGAGGCCCTTGCCGCACAGTGCGAGGTGCGGCTGACCGGAGCCGAGGAAACCGCACAAGAAGCCACGACCGATGAGCAGGCGCAAACGGCTGCTTCGGAAACACCGCCGGAGGGCGAAGTCGCCGCGGCGGAGGTCTCCGCGGAAAGCCTTCCGCAGGAAGAATTCCGCGCTGGCGCGCCCTCCGCCGCACCGGAGATGTCGTTTGACGAGCTCTACGACACGGAGGTGGACGAAGCGCTTGAAGCGGGTGCGCCTCCGCCCAGTGCGCCCTCTACGGCGGACACGGGGAAGCTCGAGGGAGAAGAACTGGCGACCGAAACACTCGCGGAGCTTTACGTGGGGCAGGGTCTTCTCGATAAGGCCGCGGGAATCTACGAGCGCCTCCTCCGTGAAGACCCGGCCAATCCCCGCTACCGGGCGCGCCTCGACGCCCTTCTTAAAGAGCGGGAAAGCGAGGAGCCTCCCGCGCCCGAGCCCGTGGCGCTTGAGAGGAATTTCGGAGAGCAGGAAAAACTCCTTGCGGACATCTCCGTCCTGCACGACCCTGACCGCAGCCAAAAAGCCGCGGCTCTCAGACGGTGGCTATCGGTCGTCGAGCGGGAGAAAAAAATGGCGTAG
- a CDS encoding adenylosuccinate lyase, translating to MARRSPSSRPAWENPLVARYASEAMLRVVSDDFKYTTWRKLWVALAEAQRSLGLSISKRQIAALRRRIGDVDYRAAARYEHRFRHDVMAHLNAFGDQAPGAKGILHLGATSAYVTDNAELIQAREALGLIEARLLDEMRALRDFARRHRSLPALAYTHFQPAQPTTVGKRACLWLQDLVMDFRALEHLASQTAFLGVKAATGTQASFLALFKGSHAKVKALDAKVARAFGFPKVFSVSGQTYTRKWDYIMASALSGIAQSAAKLANDVRLLQGLGELEEPFGREQVGSSAMPYKRNPMRSERLSSLARFTMVLAENTAHTAAGQWLERSLDDSANRRLVLPQLFLTADAMLVLMRNIVAGLAANREVIAARLREDAPFMATEGILMAAVKKGGSRQVLHEKLRRHAMAARMRVRQGEPSDLLERIASDESFPLGRREIEALTHPRHLVGRAPEQVSEFLRSEVEPILRKHRRRKAQKADVSV from the coding sequence ATGGCGCGCCGCAGCCCGTCCTCTCGCCCCGCATGGGAAAATCCTCTCGTCGCGCGCTACGCGAGCGAGGCCATGCTTCGCGTCGTTTCGGACGACTTCAAGTACACGACGTGGAGAAAACTGTGGGTGGCCCTCGCCGAGGCGCAGCGCTCGCTGGGGCTCTCTATCTCGAAGCGGCAGATTGCCGCGCTCCGGCGCAGGATCGGGGACGTGGATTACCGGGCCGCCGCGCGCTACGAGCACCGTTTCCGGCACGACGTGATGGCGCACCTGAACGCCTTCGGCGACCAGGCCCCCGGGGCCAAGGGGATTCTGCACCTGGGCGCGACGAGCGCCTACGTTACCGACAACGCCGAGCTCATCCAGGCGCGCGAGGCCCTCGGCCTGATCGAGGCGCGCCTCCTCGACGAGATGCGGGCGCTCCGGGACTTCGCCCGGAGGCACCGCTCGCTTCCCGCCCTCGCCTACACGCACTTCCAGCCCGCGCAGCCCACGACGGTCGGCAAGCGCGCCTGCCTCTGGCTGCAGGACCTCGTGATGGATTTCCGCGCGCTCGAACACCTGGCGTCGCAGACGGCGTTCCTCGGGGTCAAGGCCGCCACTGGGACGCAGGCCAGTTTCCTCGCCTTGTTCAAGGGGAGCCACGCCAAGGTGAAGGCGCTCGACGCGAAGGTGGCGCGGGCGTTCGGGTTTCCCAAGGTTTTTTCCGTGTCCGGCCAGACCTATACGAGGAAGTGGGACTACATTATGGCCTCGGCGCTTTCGGGCATTGCGCAGTCGGCCGCGAAGCTCGCGAACGACGTACGCCTTCTCCAGGGGCTCGGCGAGCTCGAGGAGCCGTTCGGGCGGGAGCAGGTCGGCTCCTCGGCCATGCCCTACAAGCGCAACCCGATGCGGAGCGAGCGGCTCTCGTCGCTCGCGCGGTTCACGATGGTGCTGGCCGAGAACACGGCGCACACGGCCGCCGGCCAGTGGCTCGAGCGCTCGCTCGACGATTCGGCGAACCGCCGCCTCGTGCTGCCGCAGCTGTTCCTCACCGCCGACGCCATGCTGGTTCTCATGCGGAACATCGTCGCGGGGCTTGCGGCGAACCGCGAGGTCATCGCGGCGCGCCTGCGCGAGGACGCGCCCTTCATGGCGACCGAGGGGATTCTGATGGCCGCCGTCAAGAAGGGCGGCAGCCGCCAGGTGCTCCACGAGAAGCTGCGCCGCCACGCCATGGCCGCCCGCATGCGCGTGCGACAAGGCGAGCCTTCGGACCTGCTCGAGCGCATCGCGAGCGACGAGTCCTTTCCGTTGGGCCGCAGGGAAATCGAGGCGCTCACGCATCCCCGGCACCTCGTGGGGCGCGCACCCGAGCAGGTATCGGAGTTCCTGCGCTCGGAGGTGGAGCCGATTTTGAGAAAACATCGCAGGCGGAAGGCACAGAAGGCCGACGTAAGCGTTTGA
- a CDS encoding alkaline phosphatase family protein, with protein MRRAGRFPVFLLTVAALGFLASCSPDKPAFEGRAAVIGIDGADWDLVQRYIAEGKMPALARLQREGASGILESMEPMISPVLWTSLATGLPPEEHGILTFWRDNRGFATTSDRKGRPLWVRVSEGGGSAGVIGWLISYPAENIRGYVVSDRTAVISFLRSTPTDINPKGKTHPPELFQEILPLVVEPSSVKDEEVLSLFALGGAPDDSTTWGHLRAIAAQTRTYEAVALRMLRRESVNLFAVYFQGIDSVSHLCMEYLPPRLPHVSEEDAALYGGAIEAFYRHQDAVVGRILEKLPPDATVYVVSDHGFRHSHDRLTLPASMDEGYADAWHRKEGALFVRGPGVRPGFRIEGATIYDFAPTVLDQLGLPASDLPGRALREIFSDPVGAGEASEEQALREKLQSLGYIGAGGEQIAPASNLGLSYARRGEWAKAEELYREALSENPNDWLTRRRLGECLIAQERFEEALGQFEKILGAKPRDTQAALGWAEAASALGRPQEARAPLERALERHAYNPDLYAALAEVLLALGQEAEAHELARKALELHPDHARAKAALGKMTDEE; from the coding sequence ATGAGACGTGCAGGCCGTTTCCCGGTGTTTCTTCTCACCGTCGCCGCGCTCGGTTTCCTCGCTTCCTGCTCGCCCGACAAGCCCGCCTTCGAAGGCCGCGCCGCGGTCATCGGCATCGACGGGGCCGACTGGGACCTGGTGCAGCGCTACATCGCCGAGGGGAAAATGCCCGCGCTCGCGCGGCTCCAGCGCGAGGGCGCCTCTGGAATTCTCGAGTCCATGGAACCCATGATATCGCCCGTCCTGTGGACGAGCCTCGCCACGGGCCTTCCCCCGGAAGAGCACGGCATCCTCACGTTCTGGAGGGACAACCGCGGGTTCGCCACGACCTCGGACCGCAAGGGAAGGCCCCTTTGGGTGCGCGTCTCGGAGGGCGGCGGGAGCGCGGGCGTCATCGGCTGGCTCATCTCGTACCCCGCCGAGAATATCCGGGGCTACGTGGTCTCCGACCGCACGGCGGTCATCTCGTTCCTGCGAAGCACCCCCACGGATATCAACCCGAAGGGCAAGACCCATCCTCCGGAATTGTTTCAAGAAATTCTTCCCCTCGTCGTGGAGCCGTCCTCGGTGAAAGACGAGGAGGTGCTTTCGCTGTTCGCTCTGGGGGGGGCGCCGGACGACTCCACCACGTGGGGCCACCTGCGCGCCATCGCGGCCCAGACGCGCACCTACGAGGCCGTGGCCCTCCGCATGCTCCGGCGCGAGAGCGTGAACCTGTTTGCGGTCTATTTCCAGGGCATTGATTCGGTTAGCCATCTCTGCATGGAGTATCTACCGCCGCGCCTGCCCCATGTCAGCGAGGAGGACGCGGCGCTCTACGGGGGCGCCATCGAGGCGTTCTACCGCCATCAGGACGCTGTCGTGGGGAGGATCTTGGAAAAATTGCCGCCCGACGCCACTGTCTATGTGGTTTCAGACCACGGCTTTCGCCACAGCCACGACCGCCTGACCCTGCCGGCCTCCATGGACGAGGGCTACGCCGACGCGTGGCACCGCAAGGAAGGTGCCCTTTTCGTGCGGGGGCCCGGGGTGCGCCCGGGGTTCCGCATCGAGGGCGCCACGATCTACGATTTCGCCCCGACGGTGCTCGACCAACTCGGCCTTCCCGCAAGCGATTTGCCGGGCCGCGCGCTTCGAGAAATTTTCTCAGACCCCGTCGGTGCAGGTGAAGCATCGGAGGAGCAGGCGCTTCGTGAGAAGCTTCAAAGTCTGGGCTACATCGGGGCCGGGGGCGAGCAGATTGCTCCTGCATCCAACCTCGGCCTCTCCTACGCGCGCCGCGGCGAATGGGCCAAGGCCGAGGAGCTTTACAGGGAAGCCCTTTCGGAAAACCCGAACGACTGGCTGACCCGCAGGCGGCTGGGCGAATGCCTGATCGCCCAGGAGCGCTTCGAGGAGGCGCTCGGGCAGTTCGAAAAAATCCTGGGTGCGAAGCCGCGCGACACGCAGGCTGCGCTGGGCTGGGCGGAGGCCGCCTCCGCCCTTGGGCGCCCCCAGGAGGCCCGCGCGCCTTTGGAGCGCGCCCTCGAGCGCCACGCGTACAACCCCGACCTTTATGCGGCGCTCGCCGAGGTTCTTCTCGCGCTTGGGCAGGAAGCCGAGGCGCACGAGCTCGCACGGAAGGCCCTTGAGCTTCATCCCGACCACGCCCGCGCGAAAGCCGCCTTGGGAAAAATGACAGATGAAGAATGA
- a CDS encoding TIGR04442 family protein, with protein sequence MIQDVTLHGHITPNIECYAVVAGRNVADRYFYEQHAKESGMTFRVFSSGFEFALTPEGLRYNGPGGSVGEYMFGVDQPVRDLVKKEVLNRLVMFGTYYGRDKRKLVFSNQSKGSENYHTVFMEGNAVANYYVLIPSSFEGEIRHRQEYILRKVGKTLKRTPLVGRQDDVALAHAIHEALEEQDTVLYLFRLVNLIHMRYRNSFLEVYKAHAFPKDEDMRLLEDLAAELGVEHYQQQRIRMDVIYKHEENQKLVETYKDVLIASAKEGLTRTHQARLQRLRTLSLRHNVPSSLLDILDELLLEEDTRVAHIGEEADYVERTRQILESLFLGDQAPHTGITAHDIKELLMAKRRATEEHNNLFEQVLLDTGRACDEAAAESGDLAPLENLGNVVTYLDRFDSTLANVNQLAFMDGATLPEDKVRSLLGNKKVIDELEPGLFEALFLKPLVENKYVPLYGRRKVATLRDGLKDIEEGAASLGDLANAIAELASEERLYRLVHETVKQHIRSFYYSDLRNREAIETLRQEVSMELRQRGLLEEDVPVALFDKVVLDIRKEAFYVQQLLPQIIERKNTALREDFILNSGLDRFYIEELESEYLRAADVSETVLASLREAAL encoded by the coding sequence ATGATTCAGGATGTGACCCTTCACGGGCACATTACGCCCAACATCGAGTGCTACGCCGTCGTTGCGGGCCGCAACGTCGCTGACCGCTACTTCTACGAGCAGCACGCGAAAGAGTCGGGCATGACCTTTAGGGTTTTTTCCTCGGGGTTCGAATTTGCCCTCACGCCCGAGGGGCTGCGTTACAATGGTCCCGGCGGAAGCGTCGGCGAGTATATGTTCGGCGTCGATCAGCCCGTCCGGGATCTGGTCAAGAAGGAAGTGCTGAACCGCCTCGTAATGTTCGGAACGTACTACGGCCGGGACAAGCGCAAGCTCGTCTTTTCCAACCAGAGCAAGGGCTCGGAGAACTACCACACCGTGTTCATGGAGGGCAACGCCGTCGCCAATTACTACGTTTTGATTCCGAGTTCCTTCGAGGGGGAGATCCGCCACCGCCAGGAGTACATCCTCCGCAAAGTGGGAAAGACGCTCAAGCGGACGCCGCTCGTGGGAAGGCAGGACGACGTCGCCCTCGCCCACGCGATTCACGAGGCGCTCGAAGAACAGGACACCGTGTTGTACCTTTTCCGACTCGTGAACCTCATCCACATGCGCTACCGGAACTCCTTCCTTGAAGTCTACAAGGCGCACGCCTTTCCCAAGGACGAGGACATGCGCCTGCTGGAAGACCTCGCGGCAGAGCTCGGCGTCGAGCACTACCAGCAGCAACGCATCCGGATGGACGTTATCTACAAGCACGAGGAGAATCAGAAGCTCGTCGAGACCTACAAGGACGTGCTCATCGCGAGCGCGAAGGAGGGCCTCACGAGAACGCATCAGGCGCGCCTCCAGCGGCTGCGGACGCTCAGCCTCCGCCACAACGTCCCGTCCAGCCTTCTCGACATACTCGACGAGCTGCTCCTGGAGGAAGATACCCGCGTCGCCCACATCGGGGAAGAGGCGGACTATGTCGAGCGCACGCGCCAGATTCTCGAAAGCCTTTTCCTCGGCGACCAGGCGCCGCACACCGGCATCACGGCGCACGACATCAAGGAACTCCTGATGGCGAAGCGCCGCGCCACGGAAGAGCACAACAATCTTTTCGAGCAGGTGCTTCTCGACACGGGCCGCGCATGCGACGAGGCCGCCGCCGAGAGCGGCGACCTCGCCCCACTCGAAAATCTCGGCAACGTGGTCACCTATCTCGACCGCTTCGACTCGACTCTCGCGAACGTCAACCAGCTCGCCTTTATGGACGGCGCCACCCTGCCCGAGGACAAGGTGCGCAGCCTCCTTGGGAACAAGAAGGTTATCGACGAGCTGGAGCCGGGCCTTTTCGAGGCCCTCTTTCTGAAACCCCTAGTGGAGAACAAGTACGTGCCGCTTTATGGACGGCGGAAGGTCGCGACCCTGCGGGACGGCCTCAAGGACATCGAGGAAGGCGCAGCCTCGCTCGGCGATCTCGCAAACGCCATCGCGGAGCTCGCATCCGAGGAGCGCCTCTACCGCCTCGTGCACGAGACCGTCAAGCAGCACATCCGCAGCTTTTACTACTCCGACCTGCGGAACCGTGAGGCGATCGAAACGCTCCGTCAGGAGGTTTCCATGGAGCTCCGCCAGCGCGGCCTCCTCGAGGAGGACGTTCCAGTCGCGCTCTTTGACAAAGTCGTCCTCGACATCCGGAAAGAGGCCTTCTACGTCCAGCAACTCCTGCCCCAGATTATCGAGCGGAAGAACACTGCCCTGCGCGAGGACTTTATCCTCAACAGCGGCCTCGACCGCTTCTACATCGAAGAGCTCGAAAGCGAATACCTGCGCGCCGCCGACGTGAGCGAAACGGTGCTCGCCTCGCTGCGCGAGGCTGCCCTTTAA
- a CDS encoding PTS sugar transporter subunit IIA, whose translation MPRLMEYLPESHILMNLKAKEKFAAIDEMVRFLKEKKLLEDADDALELLRQREEIYSTGIGRSLAVPHALSKKIEKTILALAFIKKGIPFDSIDQSPAHFVFLLLGPEENQRTHLQILAKIARFFRDRELRDELMKTKTAKQLRDTLAKYEKKHGAD comes from the coding sequence ATGCCCCGCTTGATGGAATACCTTCCCGAAAGCCACATCCTCATGAATTTGAAGGCCAAGGAGAAATTCGCGGCCATCGATGAAATGGTGCGGTTCCTCAAGGAGAAAAAGCTCCTCGAGGACGCGGACGACGCGCTTGAGCTGCTGCGCCAGCGCGAAGAAATCTACTCCACGGGTATCGGCCGCTCGCTCGCCGTGCCGCACGCGCTGTCCAAGAAAATCGAGAAAACGATTCTGGCCCTGGCGTTTATCAAGAAAGGCATTCCCTTCGATTCCATCGACCAGTCGCCTGCGCACTTCGTGTTTCTTCTCCTGGGGCCCGAGGAAAACCAGCGGACGCACTTGCAAATTTTGGCCAAGATTGCGCGTTTCTTCCGCGACCGGGAGCTCCGCGACGAGCTCATGAAAACCAAAACGGCGAAGCAGCTACGCGACACGCTGGCGAAGTACGAAAAGAAGCACGGCGCGGACTAG
- a CDS encoding FAD-binding oxidoreductase — MSKRADCVIVGGGIIGCGAAYYLSKLGAKRVLLLEREKFLATGATAKSAAAVRHLFTTPINIRLSMRSLDVFERFEEEFDTDPALVQNGYMFVAPNDAQWEILQKNTAIQKAQGVRVELVGPREILKIVPQLNAEDVLGGSFGPRDGTIDPNSVTMGYAQRARAQGVEFLMECEATGVRVEGGRVRGVETDKGRIEAPLLIDASGPHLAVLAKKIGVDVPALPYRRMLATTERFDKITKTLPLTIDMASGWYCRREADGVMMGRANKKEISSFDETVDWSWIEKMIEAGVHRVPVLEEAQISKAWAGLYTVTPDRHPVVGPLPGVEGFYLIGGFSGRGIMHSPAACEALAQRILLGKSDLDIDPLRFERFAEGDLQVETAVI, encoded by the coding sequence ATGAGCAAGCGAGCGGACTGCGTCATCGTCGGAGGCGGCATCATCGGCTGCGGCGCCGCCTATTACCTTTCCAAGCTCGGCGCGAAACGCGTTCTCCTCTTGGAGCGGGAAAAGTTCCTCGCCACCGGCGCCACCGCGAAGAGCGCCGCCGCCGTCCGCCACCTCTTCACGACGCCGATCAACATACGCCTCTCGATGCGCAGCCTCGACGTGTTCGAGCGCTTCGAGGAGGAATTCGACACGGACCCCGCCCTTGTCCAGAACGGCTACATGTTCGTCGCCCCGAACGACGCGCAGTGGGAGATTCTCCAAAAAAACACCGCGATCCAAAAGGCGCAGGGCGTGCGCGTCGAACTCGTCGGGCCGCGGGAAATCCTGAAAATTGTTCCGCAGCTCAACGCGGAGGACGTGCTGGGCGGCTCTTTCGGGCCGCGCGACGGCACCATCGACCCGAACTCCGTCACCATGGGCTACGCGCAGCGCGCCAGGGCGCAGGGCGTAGAATTTCTGATGGAGTGCGAGGCGACGGGTGTCCGCGTCGAGGGCGGCCGCGTGCGCGGCGTTGAAACCGACAAGGGACGCATCGAAGCGCCGTTGCTCATCGACGCCTCCGGACCGCACCTTGCGGTGCTGGCCAAGAAAATCGGCGTCGACGTTCCGGCGCTTCCCTACCGGCGCATGCTTGCGACCACGGAGCGCTTCGACAAAATTACGAAAACGCTTCCCCTCACTATCGACATGGCCTCAGGCTGGTACTGCCGCCGCGAGGCCGACGGCGTCATGATGGGCCGTGCGAACAAAAAAGAAATTTCCTCTTTTGACGAGACGGTGGACTGGAGCTGGATCGAAAAAATGATCGAGGCGGGCGTCCACCGCGTTCCCGTCCTCGAAGAAGCGCAAATCTCCAAGGCTTGGGCGGGCCTCTACACAGTCACGCCCGATCGCCACCCCGTCGTGGGGCCGCTTCCGGGCGTCGAGGGGTTCTACCTGATAGGCGGCTTTTCGGGACGCGGCATCATGCACTCGCCCGCCGCGTGCGAGGCGCTCGCCCAGCGAATTCTTCTCGGAAAATCAGATCTCGACATCGACCCGCTCCGCTTCGAGCGCTTCGCCGAAGGCGACCTGCAGGTCGAAACTGCGGTGATCTAG
- the era gene encoding GTPase Era, with protein MISSKEPPSPAVEEAPEGFRSGFVHLLGRTNAGKSTLLNALVRFHVAAVGAAAQTTRHRILAVRHEPECQMVFVDLPGLHRPLHRMNERMLGIISHSLADEPDAVLFVVDASAPFGAGDEFAAEQLKSVSSPAVLVLNKVDLVGKPSLLPRMELYQKVRDFKALVPVSALHGDGLEALLRETRALLPEGPKYFPDDYLTDRPEQFLVEELIREAVIRPLREEIPHSTAVSLERQEEKENVVVVQAAVWVEKNSQKGIVIGERGRMIKKISTGARRMLEDFFGKKVFLELRVSVKEGWRDRDAALDALGITAKT; from the coding sequence ATGATTTCTTCAAAAGAGCCGCCGTCTCCCGCCGTCGAGGAAGCCCCCGAGGGCTTTCGGTCGGGCTTCGTCCATCTCCTGGGCCGGACCAACGCCGGCAAGAGCACGCTTCTCAACGCCCTCGTGCGCTTTCACGTGGCCGCCGTCGGCGCGGCGGCCCAGACCACGCGCCACCGCATCCTGGCCGTCCGCCATGAGCCCGAGTGCCAGATGGTTTTCGTGGATCTGCCGGGCCTGCACCGCCCGCTCCACCGCATGAACGAGCGGATGCTCGGAATAATTTCGCACTCGCTCGCCGACGAGCCGGACGCCGTTCTGTTCGTCGTCGACGCCTCCGCCCCCTTCGGCGCGGGCGACGAGTTCGCCGCCGAGCAGCTGAAAAGCGTCTCCTCGCCCGCCGTTTTGGTTCTCAACAAGGTGGACCTGGTGGGAAAGCCTTCGCTCCTGCCCCGCATGGAGCTCTACCAGAAGGTCCGCGATTTCAAGGCCCTGGTTCCCGTCTCCGCCCTTCACGGCGACGGCCTCGAAGCTCTCCTTAGGGAGACCCGCGCGCTCCTGCCCGAAGGGCCGAAGTATTTTCCCGACGACTACCTCACGGACCGGCCCGAGCAATTCCTCGTCGAGGAACTGATTCGCGAGGCGGTCATCCGCCCCCTGCGGGAAGAAATTCCGCACAGCACGGCCGTCTCTCTCGAGCGGCAGGAGGAGAAGGAAAACGTCGTCGTGGTGCAGGCGGCCGTCTGGGTCGAAAAAAATTCTCAGAAAGGCATCGTCATCGGCGAGCGCGGGCGCATGATAAAGAAAATTTCAACCGGCGCGCGGCGGATGCTGGAAGACTTTTTCGGCAAGAAGGTTTTTCTGGAACTCCGGGTTTCCGTCAAGGAAGGCTGGCGTGACCGCGACGCGGCGCTCGACGCGCTCGGCATCACGGCGAAAACGTAG
- the ybeY gene encoding rRNA maturation RNase YbeY, whose amino-acid sequence MRKKTPRKRPRPPAVKPKSARSGSPKIHLRDDGFLSPEERAGLKRLAARVVREERHPATELSLWLTTDEKISTLNKRFLKRDGPTDVISFPDGEPHPDGTLPLGDIAVSGETARRNARRYKHAFFDELRRLVIHGVLHLLGHGHKKDAEMRRLEKLYAKMKV is encoded by the coding sequence TTGAGGAAGAAAACGCCGCGGAAACGGCCCCGCCCTCCCGCCGTTAAGCCTAAGTCCGCCCGGAGCGGATCGCCAAAAATCCACCTCCGCGACGACGGGTTCCTGTCGCCCGAAGAGCGCGCCGGGCTGAAGCGCCTCGCTGCGCGAGTCGTCCGCGAGGAACGGCACCCGGCCACGGAGCTTTCCCTGTGGCTCACGACGGACGAGAAAATTTCAACGCTGAACAAGCGTTTTCTCAAGCGCGACGGCCCCACGGACGTGATTTCCTTTCCCGACGGCGAGCCGCACCCCGACGGGACGCTTCCGCTCGGCGACATCGCCGTCTCCGGCGAGACGGCGCGCCGGAACGCCCGCCGCTACAAGCACGCCTTCTTCGACGAGCTCCGGCGGCTCGTCATACACGGCGTTCTGCACCTTCTGGGCCACGGCCACAAGAAAGATGCCGAGATGCGCCGCCTCGAAAAGCTCTATGCTAAGATGAAAGTGTGA